In Juglans regia cultivar Chandler chromosome 13, Walnut 2.0, whole genome shotgun sequence, the DNA window TGCATGGCTCAAGCAATCTCTTTATATATGCATCCAATGCATTATTCAATAGGTTAACACAATCCACTGAGACACTCATTCCCTCCATGTCCAACTTCCGTTGCAAACGGCTTCTTAATGATCTCGTATTGGGTAGCTCACTACTGTTCTGACAGGTCTCCGGGTGATAATCATTGGATACAGATATATTAGACAGAGATTTACGAGCTCCAGCAAAATTCAATGATATACCAAATGGAGCTGTTACAGGGCTTCTACTCTGAACACCTGGGCTTCCTGCCACTTGTTCAACCTCCTCCCCATCTTCAACAGATGCAACTTCAACTGGAGGTCTGCTATCGAGAGAAACCAATTCTGTTGCACTTTGCTGCTCTTGTGCCTTACAAACCAATTCATCAAGTGCAACACTTTGGGGTTTCACATGTGGGCCAAGAGGACTTGGGCGATCCCGAAACTTGCGATCCCTATTAATTGGAGACCTACCCTTGCGAGGAGAAGGGGGAAAGGCATCCCCATAGATTGATTGAAGACAATTTCTCTGATATCCATTTGGGATTTTAACACTAAGGTTACTTCCTATTTTCCTAATACCTTTTGAAGGTGGAACTTCAGCTACGCAAGCATTCTTGATAATGGCTTTTATAAGACTGTTGTGAAGAGGGACATTTTCCCTCCCAATAGTCCGAAAGCAGAACTTATCAAACTGACTTTTGCTAATCTTGGAAGTGAATAATCTTCTAAGCTGATCAAAGTATTTCTCAGCCCTTTCACGCCCAATCTTTCTAAAAATCAGAGCTTTAAGCTCTAAAGTATCAATTCGAGAATTGTCCTGATCGGGCAACATCCTTCACATCCAAATTCCTCAGTTCCAAAACACAAATCTTCAGACGAAAAACCACATTATCTTTAATTCAAACCCACAACCCTAATTCC includes these proteins:
- the LOC108996422 gene encoding uncharacterized protein LOC108996422 → MLPDQDNSRIDTLELKALIFRKIGRERAEKYFDQLRRLFTSKISKSQFDKFCFRTIGRENVPLHNSLIKAIIKNACVAEVPPSKGIRKIGSNLSVKIPNGYQRNCLQSIYGDAFPPSPRKGRSPINRDRKFRDRPSPLGPHVKPQSVALDELVCKAQEQQSATELVSLDSRPPVEVASVEDGEEVEQVAGSPGVQSRSPVTAPFGISLNFAGARKSLSNISVSNDYHPETCQNSSELPNTRSLRSRLQRKLDMEGMSVSVDCVNLLNNALDAYIKRLLEPCMSLAGSRCGSDSSRQLNNQFLPGYSGMIPGRLVRRAARTCCISMSDFQVSMELNPQILGEDWAIQLEKICLRASEE